In Rhopalosiphum padi isolate XX-2018 chromosome 3, ASM2088224v1, whole genome shotgun sequence, the genomic stretch ttataaaaaataaaattaatttatacatcataCTTGTATGATTTGAGGTTGCGAATAAACCATTTGAATTTGTTGTGGTTgaagataattttgattttgtatttgaaGTGTTTGCACATTATATAAGTTAGTcgacatctaaaaaaaaaaaaaactttaaaattctaatCATATGATTTGTTTCTAGACTCCTTTAATGAAACTTTAGATACCTAAAACGGTATAAAAAGtttcaatacataattttaactacttgaaataataattatttaatattatgtgtaatttttagTATGACTtcaaattgtatacttatatgtagTCAGGGCCGGATTGGTCTGGCGAGTTACCGAGGAAAACTCAGTGAGTCGCTCAAAATATGGCctggtttaattattatttttattttagagataaattagtacaaacatgggtagaaaatataattgatttgaattatttaaaccgTAAAATAGCTGTAATCAAACGTTAGAAATTCTTAAATTCGGTAGGTTGACATCTTGCCAATCCAGCGCTGTATGTAGTTAATAGTTAACAACTCTTACAGGTAGAGGTTTTATTTCTTTAGTATGattaacaacatttattaattgaagtacacaatttaaatttgtatttaatacctGTGTATTGCATTGTAACGGTATAAGTTTCATTTGACCGTCTGTCGCAGTTGTTGAAGTACTTGTTGTAAAAGTGTATGATGTGATATTTGAAAtctaagagtaaaaaaaaatatatatattatttcataaaaataaaatagatatactcATTTATTAATgactgaatataaatatataatacttagatATATTTGTTACTTGTATAACTTAAAAGAATCTAGATAATACTTTAtaagacaatttttaattatctaacaaatatatatcggcttttttttattatacttgtaattaATGACCAGATTTTCGTGCAGCTAACTCTTAAATAACGTGcaattaaaatgcaaaaatgtGCAAAATCgtgtaaaatcaaattttttttagaaattatgtaaaaaaaatttcattgcaAGTACCtacttcaaattttatttttaatgctatttatttttatagtattatttactagttggcattaactattaaatattatattaaaatatacaattaaacaaattttttattttatttaaataaaataataataaactgatttacactattttattaaaatttattattatgtacatttccaaatttttttctgtaaaattaTATCTTCTTTAATTGTGAAAATACGAGTTAACTACGGCTGCAGCGGATAGACTGTATATGGATACATGTATATGTAATTGATAATTGTAATAGTATCGTCAAGTAGACCCAAGAGCAAACTGGAGAGAAATAGCTGAAAACAGAATAAGATAGAGGGAAATTTGTTTTACGGGATGGTCTTAAAATCTcaattacattgtattatattgatattatataattatattattagataatataaaaacccaataattcatataacaacataatatagtaatgataAAGTAGATAGATGTTATAATAGATTATGgagcaaaaatatttgtaaaaagtactaattagtacatttttgtaaaaaataacctGAACgtgcaaaataaaactttttttcttaaagCTTGTTTCTATAGGatttaaaacacataataaaaatatgcgaTTGGACGGAAATCTGGTCTAGTgtctacttataataattgattataatacagtataatatatagtctatatttaCTTGATTTTGGATACCATTCTCTAAAAGTACTACTTGATTTATTGGTTGTACAGTTTGTATTATTTGTCCAGTACTAGACGCTGATGCATTATTTCTTTGTTGTTGTTtagcattattaaaataatactgaacctagaatttaaaaatacaattttttttttaagttaaacgaTAAGTTGAtcttctttaataatatttaactgaataacagattttaaaatattttatcaatgaaaatgtaatacaaaaaatataagcatagaaatatttacattatagttCTTCATAGTTAAGcaaatttgaagtttaaattatcCAActgttttagttataattatatgctACATAACTCACATAAGTTATACCATGAATTATGTTAAGGTTAGTtaacaaacttatattttaagtaattttagtagtaaaagtgtaattttttaatttatacagagagtaaatcataatttaaatttattagcattaatattttatggaaaggtaatatttattattctataataaatcattagtgaagtgcattataataaagtatttaagatCTGATTTTATATAAGATAGATGTAATGTTGGTGTTGTGATAATTACTTGTTTAGGATTTTTTGATGTCTTAAATTCTcttttatcagttttttttgttgcttttaCTCTAGGCACTATGTcagtaagaaaataaaattgattatacatGGCAACTGCCATACTAAtatcatttttcattaatattcgtCGCTGTTGATTTTTGGCATGAATCCACCCGAAAAGATTTAATTCCTTGATAAATATTTCTACTGCTTTCGAAAGTATTATTGTAGTTTCTAAATTGACCCTTTCCACATTATCATCTAATTTCATCACTCTTTTTATCCTGCTTATTGGAAATGTTTGTGTTTTAAAGtttatctgtataaaaaaaaaactgttctaTTACAATTATAAGTTTAGTTTATACAAGAAATGGTTTTTACTGTTCCAATATTTCTAATTTCTTCAATTGTTTTGGACCAAAATTGATTTAGGCAAACTTCATTGTAAGTTTGACTGTTCTTTTCTCTGGGCATTGTTATAGTGTTGGGATCGTCTTTAGTtggattgtttttatatttttttattgtggacCTGTATAACAcgtttattattacaacatacaCCACTCAATAGTCGACCATTGATACTTACGGATCCATCAAGAATATGAacgtaattattgtatttttacgaGTCACAATTAGGAatcaattgaaattaattaatttgcagCTTAAATTAGCACATCCATTAAAATAGACGTATTTctagttataaacaaaataaaccaaaatgtccaataattatttaacgataCATATACGACGTCTAACCGTGTTTCTTCTGCATACTCGACATAACAGCTAACGAACTAAACTAACCTATAAGTACTACCAATACTACCGGCTAACCTAATTTAATTCGTGTTTGGGTTTTGGTGATTTTATGTTCCAATTGGTTCTGGGTAAGGGGGCGGGTCCATTTTCCTCCAAAAACGAAATACCGTTTTCCACCGCTGTCCATTTTCctccaattaataaaataataaaatcgtcatTCATTGTcagaatgttaaattaaaattaaataacaaattaaatatttaaagtataattataatataaaatacaccgtACGCGCCGAACTTTGCGGGTGGCTAAAAAcagaatgaatataataaaaaaaaatacgtacgtCGATAAAGATGCATCAaccaatcaataaataaaataataataattaattatatatataatatataatatataagtggtTGATGATAATGCaaccatacaatattatgtaaaatataaaatatagtaaaaccactacagtatataatataatatttttttataattataggacATTTTAAGCAACAAATGTTCACctgtttaaagaaaataaaaattagacttaatatgaataattattttactttttgtaattaCATACCTAGAAATTAAGCGACCAGAATTTAATCAACAGATACGCGCGAAATGTGATCCTAGCCATATTCTATCTTTATAATTCGGAACTCAACACACACTGGCTAAAATATTGGAGGAAAATAGACATAATTTTAGTCAAAAATAATGTGGAGGAAAACGGAAACCAACCTTTTTTTGATGGATAATGGACAGTGGAGGTAAACGGTATCTTGTTTTCGGAGGAAAATGGTTACGACCGGGCAAGGTGTATTGATGTATTGATAAACTTTAAGGTGTCGGATACCTGGTATCCAACTGCCACACCTGTTAGAATATTTTACTACAGGTAGTTGTAAATGTACTTcaaatacaatagtatataatttttaatattgaatacctaaactaaatatatattttataatttatttatgtacctgtgaacttattttaatatgaattatacctaaataattgcTATACATACagtttgtattgtataaataaatattaatattcttatttaataaaatatcattaagatTTATCGGTTGAtagttgattaattttatttgtatacaaattacggtttttccttattattattatttttttgttattgttcttataattttgaaaagtacggaaaattttttatacttggTCTACCtcaaattttaaaacgataGTATTTTTATAGCTCCGATGACAGAAACAAAAAAAGCATCatt encodes the following:
- the LOC132927569 gene encoding nuclear transcription factor Y subunit gamma-like: MPREKNSQTYNEVCLNQFWSKTIEEIRNIGTINFKTQTFPISRIKRVMKLDDNVERVNLETTIILSKAVEIFIKELNLFGWIHAKNQQRRILMKNDISMAVAMYNQFYFLTDIVPRVKATKKTDKREFKTSKNPKQVQYYFNNAKQQQRNNASASSTGQIIQTVQPINQVVLLENGIQNQISNITSYTFTTSTSTTATDGQMKLIPLQCNTQMSTNLYNVQTLQIQNQNYLQPQQIQMVYSQPQIIQMTSLVNESTPTFIFQPNNFPVLNK